Genomic DNA from Candidatus Kaiserbacteria bacterium:
TTATACTAATAGTATGAAAACACGATTATTCATACTTATCGTTGGAGCATTGGTAGCCACCCTCGTGTGGCTCTTTGTCGTTGGGGGAGAGACACCACCACAGCCAATCGCATGCACAATGGAAGCACGCATCTGCCCCGACGGTAGTGCGGTAGGGAGAACGGGCCCCAATTGCGAATTTGCGGAGTGCACAGAGAGTGAAACTCCTACCGAAGTCCCCGATACACCCGACACTGTCGCCTGCACTATGGACGTGCAGTCCTGCTCGGATGGTAGTTTTGTGGGGCGTGTAGCACCATCGTGTGCATTTGCACCGTGTCCTCAAGAATCAACCCTCGATAATCTCATTCGTGTAACTTCCCCCGCTCCACAGAGCAGTATTACTTCCCCCACAACAATCACGGGAACAGCGCGTGGCACTTGGTTCTTTGAAGGCAGTTTCCCTATTTCAATAGTAAATTGGGATGGACTTATTATTGGAGAGGGAATTGCGACCGCAGAAGGAGAATGGATGACTGAGGATTTTGTCCCTTTCACCGCAAATATTTCATACACCATCGACCCACAAACTCCATACAACCGCGGTGCAGTAATCCTGAAGAAAGACAACCCCTCCGGCCTCCCCGAACACGATGCCGCACTAGAGATACCCGTGACTTTTAACGAAATTAGTCAGTAATTAAGCCCCAATGGAAATACGAAATCATTTTTATCGAATTAGCATCAAGGCGCTCATACTGAATGAAAGTCGTGATAAGTTTTTGATTGTGAAAGAGGAGGATGGTCGGTGGGAACTTCCGGGAGGAGGTCTTGACTGGGGAGCAACACCACACCAGGATCTTCCGCGAGAAATTAGTGAAGAAATGGGAGTGAAGGTGACATGGATAGCCCCACACCCTTCATATTTTTTAACGTGTGAAAACAGTAATCGCGAAATTTGGATTGCGAATGTGCTCTATGAAACGACTCTCGAGAGTCTCGACTTCACACCATCAGACGAGTGCACTGAAGTGCGTTTTGTAAACAAAGATGAAATCGACGGGCTTGATGTACATGCAAACGTCATAATTTTAGGAGACATGTTTGACCCTAAAAAGCATCAATAGGAAAAAACACTCTTAATATGTACGTCACCGCCGTGTGTGAAATTTTTTGTAAAAGTCTCTGTCTCATGTAACGTAATCCAGTCAGATTTCTTCTCTCCATTTTCTTCTACGCAGATAGCCCCTCAAGAAAATCCTTAGCGCGGACAATGTGAATATTATTATGTTGCACTTCTGTGTGCGTCGTATGCCCAACCACTTGCGTCGCAGTAATATGGTACTTCTGACTATAGTAACTCAGTTGTCTCGTACCACTACCCTGTGACAATTTTACCTCAATAAGTTCTTGAGCTTTTTCATTATGAACGCGCACAAAATCAACTTCCGGCCCATCCTTAACGCGGACATACGCCAATCGACGCTGCTCTCCGAAGACATCTTCTCTATAAAAATCATCCTTAAGAAGCGAGAGCGCAACAAGATTTTCGAGTCGGACGTCCTCTCCCCCTTGCACCATCCCTGTATCAAAAAAATATACTTTTGGCTCTTTTCGTATTGCACGAGCAATTTTTGTCGTGTACGGAGTAACGCGGAAAATAATATATAGGTCCTCAAGAATATCGATGTATCGTTTCGCAGTCTTTGGAGAAATCCCTACATCTTCGGCAATGCTTGCATATGAAAGGGAACTTCCTACGCGTTCGCGAAGGAGGCGAAGAATTGTATGCAGTGAACGGATATCTTCTACCGCAGCAAAATCGAGAACATCGACGTTTATCATACTTTCGATATACAGACTACGGAGGCGTTCATCCATCGTGTCCTCTGTAAGGAATCGCTCAGGGAATCCTCCGCGAGTGAGCAGGCGCTCGACTGCACCTTCATACATAGTTCCCTTGAGTTCTTGAAGTGAGAAGGGGAGAATGCGGTGGAGAAGGTATCGACCCGCCAGTGAATCGCCCACCCGTCGATACGCATTGAGTCGCGCACTCCCTGTTACCAGGATGCTTAGGCCTTCAGGTTTTGTATCATAAATGCCTTTGAGATAATTTTTCCAGTTGCGCATCTTATGTATCTCATCAAAGACAACGAGGTCGACTCCAAAAAGGAATTTCTTATCTTTAATTATTTTTCTATGGTCGCTGTCATCAAAGTTGAGGTAGAGTGGATGTTCAAATGACTTCATAACCTCCTTCGCTATCCACGTTTTTCCAACTTGACGAGGACCAACAACAAACACAATCTTTTTCTTAAGATCCTGGATAATGGTCTGTGTTTGCTTCCTTGGTATGTTCATAGCGCTTATTGTATAGCATAATCCATAAAAAGCAACCCTTTTATGGATTTGCCTCCAAAATGGTCGAATTTTGTGTTTTGACCAGAATCTTGGTAAAAAATCCAAGTGTGTAGTATTTCCAAAATTAATTATGGTTAATTAACTCTTAATTATAGAAATTTTGTGTACCGATAAGAGAAGGGTGGCTGTATTCTTATCATCCCATACAAAAATTAACCGATGCGAACCGGTAAAAGAGAAGTAAACGAATTCCTTTAATACTTCCGTGATTTTAAAAGATTATTAAGGTCTCCTGAAAGTGTCGGCTCCTTCATAGCATGAAGAACTTTCTGAACCGCCCTGTCTTCAATATAGTGTTTGAGTGCATTGCGCACGACAACAGCTCTACTTGCGCCAGTTTCTTCAGCCGCCTCGGCGAGGTGCATCTCGAGTTCAGGAGTGAGAATAACCGATATTGTTGACATGATACTTAGATGAAAAAATTTATATTAAATACAAGTGGCACTTCAAGATGATTCAGAATCACCCCCGTGAGTGAAACTTTTTGTGGATGTCGCGGAGGTGTTTGTCGGTGACGTGGGTGTATATCTGGGTGGTGGCGATATTGGCGTGGCCGAGGAGTGCCTGTACGGAGCGGAGGTCGGCACCATTATGGAGTAGGTCGGTGGCGAAACAGTGGCGGAGTTTATGGGGGGTGACTTTGCGGGTAATACCGGCAATGGTTGCGTAGCGCTTTATTATGCGTTGCACACTCCTTGGTGTGAGCCGAAGGTCTTTATTTTTCAACTCATCATGCTTGGCGTTTTTTCCATACTGAATAAACATGGCATCATCAAAGTCCTTACGTTCTTTGAGATACGCTTTGATTGCGTCTCGCGCCGTGTCCGAAAGAAATACCACACGCACCTTGTCTCCCTTGCCGCGTACGGAAAATTCATCTCGACTTAAATCCACATCTTCTTGAGACAGTGCACACAGTTCAGACACACGAAGGCCGGTTGAAAAAAGAAGTTCGAGTATTGCTTTATCCCGGAGGCCGGAAAGGGAAGCGAGGTCGGGTGCCTCAATGAGGCGCGTGAGCTCGGAAGAAGAGATGAGGTCGAGAGAACGTTCAGGCACTTTCGCGAGTTCAATGCGCTCAGGGTTGAGCGACTCGATGCCGCGTTTCCGCATATATTTTAGAAACGCACGAAGTGCAATGAGGTAGTAGTTTCGTGTTTTCGGTTTCAGAGTCTCCATATTTCTCCCAACCTTCGTTCCGGGCTGACGATTGAGCCATAGGCGGTACTCGCGTACATGCGCTTCAGTGAGTGCGCTTGGATTTTCAATTTTTGAGTATTCCAAAAAGCGGGTGAGATAGTGGTCGTAGTTCCTCACGGTCAAAATACTGCGTCCTTTTTCAATTTCGAGGTATTCAAGGAATTCGCGTTTGAGTTCGGTTAAGGTCATACATACAATATATAGGTATAGGGAGGGAAGTGTCGCACAATATAGTGGATAAGCCCGCGTTAGGGCAGGGGTTGCGCACTTTGTCAAACTGTGGTAGAGTGGTGACAACCTTCGCAGGTTACTAACAACGCGCCACGGAACAACATCTACGTTCCATGACGCATTTTTAAACACTATGCTTACAAAACGAAAGAAAGAAAACGCGATTAAGGAAGTTCGCCGACATGATCTCGACACTGGTTCACCACAAGCACAGGTGGCAATTCTCACGAAGTCAATTGAAGAACTCTCGAAGCATCTTAAGAAGAATTTGAAGGATTTCCACTCACGTCGTGGACTCCTCCAGATGGTTGCCGATCGCCGCACACATCTTAAGTACCTCGAGAAGAAAGATGAAAAGGCATACAAGGCCCTCATCAAGAAACTCTCACTCAAGAAGTAATAGGGAAAAGGGAAGAAACACGCGCATTCTTTTTTGAAGAAGAATGCGCGTGTTTCATTTCTCTCTCACACGTCTGATATACTTATTAAGGAAGTCCATGTTCATTTTTTAAAAATTCTATAACTGTTCATTTTTATGGCTGTCATTAAACATAAGGAACAGCGTGTCGCGATTTTTATCGACACGCAAAATCTCTATCACAGTGCAAAAAATATTTATCATGCAAAAGTTAATTTTGACGCAGTGGTAAAAGCTGCCCTAGGTGAGCGCAAACTCGTCCGCGCAATTTCCTACGTCGTCACCACCGAAAGTGGGGAAGAGCGTTCATTCTTTGAAGCTCTTGAAAAAATTGGTATTGAAGTTAAAACAAAAGACCTCCAGATATTCTTTGGTGGTGCCAAAAAGGCAGACTGGGATGTGGGACTCGCGGTGGATGCAATTAAGCATTCTCAAAAGGTTGATGCAATTGTCATCGCTTCGGGCGATGGCGACTTTGTACCGCTCATGGAATACGTTCGCTCACAAGGATGTCAGGTGGAATGTATTGCCTTTGGCAAATCAAGCTCTTCACGACTCCGTGAAATTGTCGATGACTTTATCGATATGGATGAAGACCCGAACACATTCCTTATTGGGCTTCGTGGGAAGGGTGCACGTCCTAAAGCTAAAAAGTCGATGAAGCGGGTAGTAGGTACCGACACGGATGACGCAGGGGAGATATAAATAAAAACACCCCGTGCGGCCACAGGCCGCACGGGGTGTTTTTTTGACCCAACTTTGATACACTTTGCCCATTACTCACGAGCGAGAGAGATAGGTGAGTTTCAAGCGCGTGTTTGAAATTCAAAATCTCTCTCGCTCATTAGCACACACATCATGGAGAAAAAATCATATACCACTTCTATTGAAGGGAAGCCACTTACCGCCAGCTTCACCAACCTCACCAACCAAGCCCACGGCTCAGTCATGCTCACCATGGGCGAGACCGTTGTACTCGTAACGGCAGTCATGAGCAAAAAGAGTGCCGAAGCGATTCCATACTTCCCCCTTTCGGTAGAGTTTGAGGAAAAGTTTTATGCCACCGGACAAATTCTGGGCAGCCGTTTCCAAAGACGCGAGGGTCGACCAAGTGAAGGTGCCGTGCTTTCGGCACGTGTCGTCGACCGTACGATTCGTCCGCTCTTTGACCATGCCATCCGCCATGAAGTGCAGGTCATCGTGACTGTGTTGAGCGCAGGAGAAGATGACCCCGATGTACTCGGCGTCATTGGTGCATCGCTCGCTCTTTCGGTTTCTAACATTCCTTGGGGAGGTCCCATAAGCGCGGTGCGTGTTGCAAAGCGTCGTGATACAGGAGTGATTGTTATTAACCCCACCTATACCGAACGCGAAGCGGGGACTCTTTTGTACGAGGTTCTTGCATGCGGTCAAGACGAGACAATTAACATGATTGAGACTGCAGGCTTTGAGGTGAGTGAGGCAGAAATAGTGCACGCTCTCGAACATGCCGTAGGCATCAATATGGAGATACTCGCGTTCCAAAAAAAGATTATTGCTGAAATCGGAAAAGCAAAACGTGACATTCCTCTTGCAGCACTCGATGATGCGGCAGTGGCGCTCTTTGCAGAACACATTGCTCCAAAACTCACCACAACCCTTTTCTCCAACACCACGGGCAAGGCACACCTCTACGAACTTAAGGAAGAGTGGCTCGCACTTCTTGCCACAGAACTTCCAGAGTCAAACAAAAATCTTGCGAGTGAATATTTTGAACACGCAGTGGATGACGAACTTCATCGCGGTGTCATTCACGACAAGGTACGTCCCGATGGTCGCTCTATGGATGAAGTGCGTCCTCTCTTCGCACAAGCAGGAGGCATCAGTCCCGCACTCCATGGCAGTGGGATTTTCTATCGCGGTGAAACGCATGTACTTTCTGCACTTACCCTCGGTGGCCCCGATGACTCACAAATACTCGACTCAATAGAAGAAAACGGAACAAAAAAACACTTCATGCATCACTATAACTTCCCCCCATTTTCTGTGGGAGAGACAGGGCGCGTGGGTGGGACCAACCGTCGTATGATTGGCCACGGTGCACTCGCAGAGAAAGCACTCTTCGCCGTTATCCCCCTGAAGACAGAGTTCCCCTACACCATTCGTCTTGTGTCGGAAACCATGGCATCTAATGGTTCCTCATCAATGGGTTCCGTCTGTGCATCGACACTTGCGCTTATGGATGGAGGGGTTCCAATTACGCGCCCCGTCGCAGGTATTGCATCAGGCCTCATGATGGAGACGCACACCACCTATCAACTCATTACCGACATCCAAGGTCCCGAGGATGAACATGGTGACATGGACTTTAAAGTAGCGGGTACGACAGAGGGCATCACTGCTATTCAAATGGATGTAAAGGTGGGGGGTATTCCCGTTACAATACTTGCAGAAGCTCTTGAGAAAGCGCGTATTGCTCGCCTCCATATTCTTGAAACACTCACGAGTGAGATTGGTGCTCCACGCGCTGACATCTCTCCACGTGCACCAAAGATTATTGTGATGCAAATCAACCCAGATCAAATTGGTCTTGTGATTGGGGGTGGAGGAAAGACTATCAACGGTATCAAGGATGATACGGGTGTCGATGAAATTACGATTGAAGACGACGGTACCGTGTACATCACCGGTAAGGACCAGGCGCCTCTCCTTGCACAAGCGCGCATCGCGGCACTTACCAAAGTGTATGTAATAGGAGAGCGCATGGAAGCAGAGGTAACCCGCATCGCAACCTTCGGTGCATTCGCAAAGATGGATGCTCAAAATGAGGGGCTCATCCACATATCAGAAATCGTGTCATGGCGTCTCGAAAATCTCGATGGTATTTTGAAGGTGGGCGACAAAGTACCCGTCGTCGTTTCTAAGGTAGAAGATGGGAAAATTGGTCTCTCGATTAAAAAAGCAGACCCTGAGTGGGCGACGAAGAAAGGCCTTAAAGCACCAGAGAAAAAATAATATTCACGAACACAGGAAAACGCGTCCACAGGTGTGGACGCGTTTTCCTAAATTCATGAGATACTTATGGTATTACCTTTTCATCACTATGGATACTAATACACCAAAAAATAATTCGGACATGGGCATTGTTTTTAACACCCCCAATACGAAAGAACCAGCTCAAAAAGACATGCATGCACTGTCTACGGCAAGTACTCCAAAAGACTCGCACCTCAGTAGTCGTGGGGGAGTGTTTGATGTCTCAAAGGTGTTTGAAGGCGAGCAGGGAGGTGAAGCGGGTATCATCATTAACGATCGGAAACATCGCCGTGCTTCGTTCGGAGAAAATATGCAAGCGGTGTTTAGCGAGTGGTGGGGAAGCGCGAGCAAGAAAATTGAAAAGTCAGTGGAAGCAATGCCGAAACTTACCAAGGAAGAACCCACACTTGCCAAAGCAGAAACACGAGCTGAGATAGTGCAAGAAGCTGCGAAGTATTCCACTATTGCTCCACAAGATGATCATAAAGTAGTACTTGAAAAATTCCATACATTCAAAAGTGATGTTGCACGTATTACCGGTACCCCTACCGTGGTACTCAAAGAGCCTCCTAAAAAGAAGGGAATACTGAGTGCCTGGACACACATTGTCGACAGTCCCAAGGATGTCCCTGTTGCGAAACCGGTTCCCGTAAAAGAGAAAGAGGCACTTGATATGCGACACGCTATCGCTCCCGTGGTCGCGCAGAAAATTCAAAATGATATCAAACACTTTACTCCTGGAACACACATCCCTCCAAAACAAATCGAGAAGGTTCCACTGCAGGCCACTCCCGAGAAAAAAGTCTCGATGCCAACTCCAAACATACTACCAAAGAATCCTGTAGTTGTTTCTCATGATGTCACCTCGTATGCAAAACCCATTCCTAATTTTGAGAAGACATCCGCTTTCAAAAAAAGTGATTTTTCTCCACTTTCCAAAGCGGCACCAGTAGTACCAAAAGCCGTTCCACCTGTTGCTCTGTCTCCTACCTGGCTTTCTGCTCGAGAAGTGAAAGAGGAAACTTCTGAGTCCGATATTGTGGTTGGGCATATGTCTATTCCCCAACCTGTGGAACAAATCCGCAC
This window encodes:
- a CDS encoding tyrosine-type recombinase/integrase — translated: MTLTELKREFLEYLEIEKGRSILTVRNYDHYLTRFLEYSKIENPSALTEAHVREYRLWLNRQPGTKVGRNMETLKPKTRNYYLIALRAFLKYMRKRGIESLNPERIELAKVPERSLDLISSSELTRLIEAPDLASLSGLRDKAILELLFSTGLRVSELCALSQEDVDLSRDEFSVRGKGDKVRVVFLSDTARDAIKAYLKERKDFDDAMFIQYGKNAKHDELKNKDLRLTPRSVQRIIKRYATIAGITRKVTPHKLRHCFATDLLHNGADLRSVQALLGHANIATTQIYTHVTDKHLRDIHKKFHSRG
- the rpsO gene encoding 30S ribosomal protein S15, with protein sequence MLTKRKKENAIKEVRRHDLDTGSPQAQVAILTKSIEELSKHLKKNLKDFHSRRGLLQMVADRRTHLKYLEKKDEKAYKALIKKLSLKK
- a CDS encoding NYN domain-containing protein gives rise to the protein MAVIKHKEQRVAIFIDTQNLYHSAKNIYHAKVNFDAVVKAALGERKLVRAISYVVTTESGEERSFFEALEKIGIEVKTKDLQIFFGGAKKADWDVGLAVDAIKHSQKVDAIVIASGDGDFVPLMEYVRSQGCQVECIAFGKSSSSRLREIVDDFIDMDEDPNTFLIGLRGKGARPKAKKSMKRVVGTDTDDAGEI
- a CDS encoding NUDIX hydrolase — translated: MEIRNHFYRISIKALILNESRDKFLIVKEEDGRWELPGGGLDWGATPHQDLPREISEEMGVKVTWIAPHPSYFLTCENSNREIWIANVLYETTLESLDFTPSDECTEVRFVNKDEIDGLDVHANVIILGDMFDPKKHQ
- a CDS encoding ATP-binding protein; the encoded protein is MNIPRKQTQTIIQDLKKKIVFVVGPRQVGKTWIAKEVMKSFEHPLYLNFDDSDHRKIIKDKKFLFGVDLVVFDEIHKMRNWKNYLKGIYDTKPEGLSILVTGSARLNAYRRVGDSLAGRYLLHRILPFSLQELKGTMYEGAVERLLTRGGFPERFLTEDTMDERLRSLYIESMINVDVLDFAAVEDIRSLHTILRLLRERVGSSLSYASIAEDVGISPKTAKRYIDILEDLYIIFRVTPYTTKIARAIRKEPKVYFFDTGMVQGGEDVRLENLVALSLLKDDFYREDVFGEQRRLAYVRVKDGPEVDFVRVHNEKAQELIEVKLSQGSGTRQLSYYSQKYHITATQVVGHTTHTEVQHNNIHIVRAKDFLEGLSA
- a CDS encoding polyribonucleotide nucleotidyltransferase, translated to MEKKSYTTSIEGKPLTASFTNLTNQAHGSVMLTMGETVVLVTAVMSKKSAEAIPYFPLSVEFEEKFYATGQILGSRFQRREGRPSEGAVLSARVVDRTIRPLFDHAIRHEVQVIVTVLSAGEDDPDVLGVIGASLALSVSNIPWGGPISAVRVAKRRDTGVIVINPTYTEREAGTLLYEVLACGQDETINMIETAGFEVSEAEIVHALEHAVGINMEILAFQKKIIAEIGKAKRDIPLAALDDAAVALFAEHIAPKLTTTLFSNTTGKAHLYELKEEWLALLATELPESNKNLASEYFEHAVDDELHRGVIHDKVRPDGRSMDEVRPLFAQAGGISPALHGSGIFYRGETHVLSALTLGGPDDSQILDSIEENGTKKHFMHHYNFPPFSVGETGRVGGTNRRMIGHGALAEKALFAVIPLKTEFPYTIRLVSETMASNGSSSMGSVCASTLALMDGGVPITRPVAGIASGLMMETHTTYQLITDIQGPEDEHGDMDFKVAGTTEGITAIQMDVKVGGIPVTILAEALEKARIARLHILETLTSEIGAPRADISPRAPKIIVMQINPDQIGLVIGGGGKTINGIKDDTGVDEITIEDDGTVYITGKDQAPLLAQARIAALTKVYVIGERMEAEVTRIATFGAFAKMDAQNEGLIHISEIVSWRLENLDGILKVGDKVPVVVSKVEDGKIGLSIKKADPEWATKKGLKAPEKK